AgaaacctgcaggcaggagctcacACAGAAAGCACCATCCAGCCCATGGCACAAAGCAATTGCACCCAAGTGACCGAGTTCAGCCTGGCGGGCTTCACAGAGGACACGGTGACTCAGGGCAACTtgttcctgctcttcctgctcacCTACCTTGTCACCATCGTGGGCATCATCATCTTAATCAGGGCCAGCCCCCACCTCCACTCCCCCATGTATTATTTcctggccaacctggcctttgtAGACCTCTGTTTCTCCACCATCATCACCCCCAAGATGTTGGTTGACTTGATGTCAGAGAAGAAGAGCATTGCTTATGTTGGGTGCGTGGCTCAGGTCTTCCTCCTTGATCTCTTTGGGATAACAGAAtgcttcctgctggcttcgATGGCCTATGACCGTTACGTGGCCATTTGCCATCCCCTGCTCTACCCCCTTGTCATGGCCCCAaagtgctgtttccagctggtGTCTGGCTCGTACCTCATGGGTCTGACCAATGGCATGGGACAGACCATCAGCATGTCCAccctgtccttctgcagctccagcgCCATCAACCTCTTCTTCTGTGACACTTCCCCTCTCATCTCTCTCTCCACCTCCAACACCACCCTCAGCCGCATCATCCTGaccactgcagcatctctctttGGTGTGTCCAGCATCCTGGTTGTCCTGGTGTCCTACATGGACATCATCGCCACCATCCTGAGCATCAATTCAGCAGAGGGCAAGTGCAAAGCCTTCTCCACCTGCACCTCCCACCTCACCACTGTCAGCATCTTCTATGGGG
The Lathamus discolor isolate bLatDis1 chromosome 6, bLatDis1.hap1, whole genome shotgun sequence DNA segment above includes these coding regions:
- the LOC136016859 gene encoding olfactory receptor-like protein COR4, coding for MAQSNCTQVTEFSLAGFTEDTVTQGNLFLLFLLTYLVTIVGIIILIRASPHLHSPMYYFLANLAFVDLCFSTIITPKMLVDLMSEKKSIAYVGCVAQVFLLDLFGITECFLLASMAYDRYVAICHPLLYPLVMAPKCCFQLVSGSYLMGLTNGMGQTISMSTLSFCSSSAINLFFCDTSPLISLSTSNTTLSRIILTTAASLFGVSSILVVLVSYMDIIATILSINSAEGKCKAFSTCTSHLTTVSIFYGASFFMYLFPSSDSSRGADKWAVVLYTMVTPMLNPLIYSLRNKEVKEALRRLLKIK